The Carnobacterium mobile DSM 4848 genome includes a window with the following:
- a CDS encoding prenyltransferase, giving the protein MTIIKTKFKLLWELGEIYTSPLNLFLILLGVSFSTYHYNHTWNWRIILYILTIIFFHVAVNIFNNYMDYKNASDAHDYKIKSNIIGRENLDLAAVKKTFLFFLGLASFFGLLLVWSTNFNLILLGLGILGFYVGLFYSSGPKPLNSLPIAETVTSLFSGFVIPLISAYLCLYDDASFSFQTVKLVFFVSLPMVVMMFNNLLANNTCDLEEDIVNGRKTLVYYLGKKKAVQLFKFVFIFNFLWLILLVYLKLAPLLILILVILFPKYWKNLSPYFEVQDKQKTFPVALKNMAGIMMLYPILYTLGVVFAQFF; this is encoded by the coding sequence ATGACGATTATCAAAACTAAATTCAAACTACTATGGGAGCTTGGAGAAATCTACACTTCTCCATTGAATCTTTTTTTAATCCTATTAGGAGTTTCTTTTTCAACCTATCACTATAACCATACATGGAATTGGCGTATCATTTTATATATCTTAACAATCATTTTTTTCCATGTAGCCGTTAATATCTTTAATAATTATATGGATTATAAAAATGCTTCAGATGCCCATGATTATAAAATAAAATCTAATATCATCGGAAGAGAAAACCTTGATTTAGCAGCAGTAAAGAAAACCTTTTTATTCTTTTTAGGATTAGCTTCTTTTTTCGGTCTGCTATTAGTCTGGTCTACTAATTTCAATTTAATCCTATTAGGGTTAGGTATTTTAGGCTTTTATGTGGGGTTATTTTACTCATCAGGACCTAAACCATTAAATAGTTTGCCGATTGCCGAGACCGTCACATCTTTGTTCAGCGGATTTGTCATTCCTTTGATCAGTGCCTATTTGTGTTTATATGATGATGCTAGTTTTTCTTTCCAGACGGTAAAATTAGTCTTCTTCGTTAGCTTACCGATGGTTGTTATGATGTTTAACAACTTATTGGCCAATAATACTTGTGATTTAGAAGAAGATATCGTGAATGGCAGAAAAACGTTAGTTTATTATTTAGGTAAAAAGAAAGCCGTCCAGTTATTTAAATTCGTATTCATTTTTAATTTTTTATGGTTGATTTTGCTGGTCTACTTAAAATTAGCCCCACTCCTTATATTAATACTGGTTATATTGTTTCCAAAGTATTGGAAGAATTTGTCTCCTTATTTTGAAGTACAAGACAAACAAAAGACCTTCCCAGTGGCTTTAAAAAATATGGCCGGTATTATGATGCTGTATCCTATTTTGTATACACTCGGGGTCGTATTCGCACAATTTTTTTAA
- the mgsA gene encoding methylglyoxal synthase, with protein sequence MNIALIAHDKKKDEMVKLISSYQDILKKHALFATGTTGQRIVDATGLDVHRFKSGPLGGDQQIGAYISDDKIDMVIFLRDPLTAQPHEPDITALLRLSDVYEIPLATNMGTGEILLRGLGEGLVDWRKIHHHAGRSVLNTEL encoded by the coding sequence TTGAACATTGCATTGATTGCTCATGATAAGAAAAAAGATGAAATGGTTAAATTGATTTCATCTTATCAAGATATTTTGAAAAAACATGCTCTTTTTGCCACCGGAACAACAGGACAAAGAATCGTCGATGCTACAGGTTTAGATGTACACCGTTTTAAGTCAGGTCCATTAGGCGGAGACCAACAAATTGGAGCCTATATTTCAGATGATAAAATAGACATGGTGATTTTTTTAAGAGACCCGTTGACCGCCCAACCTCATGAACCGGATATCACTGCTTTACTCCGATTAAGTGATGTTTATGAAATTCCTTTAGCTACCAATATGGGAACAGGCGAAATCTTGCTGCGCGGATTAGGAGAGGGCTTAGTAGATTGGAGAAAAATCCATCATCATGCTGGGCGTTCAGTATTAAATACAGAACTTTAA
- a CDS encoding ISNCY family transposase, producing MNEDKKYKVIKAVAEKRKEKKRACVELGLSTRQVNRLIQDYQKGGKAIFSHGNRGKTAKHAVPKETKKQVVELYQSFKIQPNVKHFTEILKEDYDICYTDTTIRRILYQANILSPKTQRKTRKKIKARIKAKSMKGEKKAENPLVPRAEDQMELPEKSHPSRPRKKYQGELIQMDASSYNWFGKEVTHLHLAIDAASGNIVGAYFDTQETLKGYYHVLNQILTKQGIPLAFLTDKRTVFEYTSKAMRAVEEDTFTQFGFACHQLGIEIRTSSIPQAKGRVERLNGTVQSRLPVDLELAGIQSIEKANHFLTKWVRTFNKKFGHKTKESIYEKAPTKSEINLLLARVANRKVDSGHHIRYQNNYYLPTEGSEDKYFTRKSKVLIIEAFNGDIYVNIAEKIYTTRRLKEHDYYSKEFDPIPEQKKERRQYIPPQSHPWKLESFKRYLRSVGKTLEEYEAEQTA from the coding sequence ATGAATGAAGATAAAAAATATAAAGTAATAAAAGCTGTGGCAGAAAAAAGAAAGGAAAAAAAGAGAGCTTGTGTTGAACTTGGGCTCTCGACGAGGCAAGTCAACAGATTGATTCAAGACTATCAAAAAGGAGGAAAAGCTATTTTTTCACACGGTAACAGAGGAAAAACGGCTAAGCACGCTGTGCCAAAGGAAACAAAAAAACAAGTGGTCGAGCTCTATCAAAGTTTTAAGATACAGCCTAATGTGAAGCATTTTACTGAAATTCTGAAGGAGGATTATGACATCTGTTACACCGATACGACTATTCGTCGTATTTTATATCAAGCGAATATTTTATCACCTAAAACCCAAAGAAAAACGCGTAAGAAAATAAAAGCTCGAATCAAAGCTAAATCGATGAAAGGAGAAAAAAAGGCTGAGAACCCATTGGTTCCAAGAGCCGAAGATCAAATGGAGTTACCCGAAAAAAGCCATCCCAGCCGTCCTAGAAAGAAATATCAGGGGGAGCTTATTCAAATGGATGCCAGTTCCTATAACTGGTTTGGTAAAGAGGTGACACATCTTCATTTAGCTATTGATGCCGCTTCTGGTAATATCGTTGGGGCTTATTTCGATACGCAAGAAACACTCAAGGGTTATTATCATGTGCTCAATCAGATTCTAACGAAACAAGGCATTCCCTTAGCTTTTTTGACAGATAAACGAACGGTTTTTGAATACACATCAAAAGCCATGAGAGCGGTTGAAGAAGATACATTTACCCAGTTCGGGTTTGCCTGTCATCAACTCGGTATTGAGATTAGAACTTCATCTATTCCACAAGCTAAAGGACGTGTAGAGCGCTTAAACGGGACTGTTCAATCGCGACTTCCTGTAGATTTAGAATTAGCTGGAATACAATCTATTGAGAAAGCCAATCATTTTTTAACGAAATGGGTTAGAACTTTCAATAAGAAGTTTGGTCATAAAACGAAGGAATCCATTTATGAAAAGGCACCAACTAAATCTGAAATCAATTTGTTATTAGCACGAGTAGCGAATAGAAAAGTGGATAGTGGGCATCATATTCGTTATCAAAATAACTACTACCTGCCTACGGAAGGTAGTGAAGATAAATACTTCACACGAAAATCAAAGGTGCTAATTATCGAAGCGTTTAATGGAGATATCTATGTAAATATAGCTGAAAAAATATACACAACAAGGAGACTGAAAGAGCATGACTATTACTCAAAAGAGTTTGATCCGATTCCAGAGCAAAAAAAAGAAAGACGCCAGTATATTCCCCCACAATCTCACCCGTGGAAACTAGAATCTTTCAAAAGATATCTTCGCAGTGTCGGAAAAACACTCGAAGAGTACGAAGCTGAACAAACAGCTTAA
- a CDS encoding type 1 glutamine amidotransferase domain-containing protein has product MGKKVATVVTNLFEDVEFTSPKDALIKAGHEVITIEEKAGNQVTGEKGDATITIDKGIDEVSPEDFDALLIPGGFSPDQLRADDRFLTFVKGFEEAKKPIFAICHGPQLLINAEVVKGKKMTSVQQVGVDLKNAGALYEDSEVVLDDSGLVTSRTPKDLPAFNKAILDALA; this is encoded by the coding sequence ATGGGAAAAAAAGTTGCAACAGTCGTGACAAATTTATTTGAAGATGTCGAATTTACCTCGCCAAAAGATGCATTAATTAAAGCAGGACACGAAGTCATTACCATTGAAGAAAAAGCAGGCAACCAAGTAACCGGTGAAAAAGGCGATGCAACGATCACTATTGATAAAGGCATTGATGAAGTTTCTCCTGAAGATTTCGATGCTTTATTGATTCCTGGAGGCTTCTCGCCCGATCAATTACGAGCAGATGACCGCTTTTTGACATTTGTTAAAGGATTTGAAGAAGCTAAAAAACCTATTTTTGCGATTTGTCATGGTCCTCAATTACTAATCAATGCTGAAGTAGTCAAAGGCAAAAAAATGACTTCTGTTCAGCAAGTCGGTGTAGATTTAAAAAATGCTGGAGCTTTATATGAAGATAGTGAAGTTGTCCTAGATGACAGCGGCCTTGTTACAAGCCGTACTCCTAAAGATTTACCAGCCTTTAATAAAGCGATTTTAGATGCATTAGCTTAA
- the ltrA gene encoding group II intron reverse transcriptase/maturase, whose translation MKSLQNRRKHRGKDRKDGFLQRDKLEAKEYVRARSSDSMEMKEQDGITLIDKVIESGNLWQAYEKVRKNKGAPGIDGITVEELEDHMKKYYPTLVQKLKDGTYKPQPVRRVPIPKPDGSKRYLGIPSVLDRVVQQAILQVIDPMIDPYFSNNSFGFRKGKSAHQAIQKAEEYYEEGYRIVVDCDLKSYFDTIHHQKLRAYLEEFIQDKVVLKLIWKFLRSGILDKDIYIETDKGAPQGGPLSPLLANVYLNQLDRELERRGHKFIRYADDFVIYVKSQRAGERVMESVTEYIEKDLRLTVNQKKSKVTTPTKAKFLGFHIMNHMGKLDADLLSRHNEDSKTNFKN comes from the coding sequence GTGAAGTCACTACAAAATCGCAGAAAACATCGTGGTAAAGACCGAAAAGATGGCTTCTTACAAAGGGACAAGCTGGAAGCGAAAGAGTATGTAAGAGCGCGTAGTAGTGACAGCATGGAGATGAAAGAACAAGATGGTATCACGTTAATAGATAAAGTCATAGAGAGTGGTAATCTATGGCAAGCGTATGAAAAAGTACGAAAAAATAAAGGAGCTCCAGGAATAGATGGTATCACGGTCGAAGAGCTAGAGGACCATATGAAGAAATATTACCCAACGTTAGTACAGAAACTAAAGGACGGTACGTATAAACCTCAACCTGTTCGAAGAGTGCCCATACCAAAACCAGATGGTTCTAAACGTTATTTAGGTATTCCAAGTGTACTTGATAGAGTTGTTCAACAAGCTATTTTGCAAGTTATCGACCCAATGATTGACCCCTATTTTTCAAATAATAGTTTTGGTTTCCGTAAAGGTAAAAGTGCCCATCAAGCCATACAAAAAGCGGAAGAATATTATGAAGAAGGGTATAGAATAGTGGTCGATTGCGATTTGAAAAGTTATTTCGATACCATCCACCATCAAAAGCTTAGAGCCTATTTAGAAGAATTTATCCAAGATAAAGTTGTATTAAAGTTAATCTGGAAATTTCTTCGCTCTGGGATATTAGATAAAGATATCTATATCGAAACAGATAAGGGGGCACCGCAAGGTGGCCCACTGTCACCTTTACTCGCAAATGTATATCTAAACCAACTAGATCGAGAACTAGAAAGAAGAGGGCATAAATTTATTCGTTACGCGGATGATTTCGTTATCTATGTTAAAAGTCAGCGTGCTGGTGAAAGAGTCATGGAGAGTGTTACTGAGTATATAGAAAAAGATTTACGACTAACAGTAAATCAAAAGAAAAGCAAGGTGACCACTCCAACAAAAGCGAAGTTTTTAGGATTCCATATTATGAACCACATGGGAAAGTTGGATGCCGACCTGCTAAGTCGGCACAACGAAGATTCAAAGACAAACTTCAAAAACTAA
- a CDS encoding group II intron maturase-specific domain-containing protein: protein MNIVKEINQVTVGWINYYGISYMKTFIAETQSWLNHRLRQLIWKRWKKVKTRYTMLKRYGIQHDDALKLAASRKGYWRTSKNHIIHTAITKDRLIKWGLKDLSQLYASAQTRYSSY, encoded by the coding sequence CTGAACATTGTAAAAGAGATTAATCAAGTTACCGTTGGTTGGATTAATTATTATGGTATCAGTTATATGAAAACCTTTATAGCAGAAACACAATCCTGGTTAAACCACAGGCTTCGGCAACTTATCTGGAAACGATGGAAGAAAGTTAAAACACGTTATACTATGTTAAAAAGATATGGTATCCAACATGATGACGCATTAAAATTAGCTGCTTCTCGAAAAGGGTACTGGAGAACATCCAAAAACCACATTATTCATACAGCTATAACAAAAGACAGACTCATAAAGTGGGGATTAAAAGATTTATCCCAACTGTATGCGTCTGCCCAAACAAGATACTCAAGTTATTGA
- a CDS encoding glycoside hydrolase family 1 protein, whose protein sequence is MILTQEQFPKGFLWGGAVAANQLEGAYNEDGKGWSVQDVTPHGGFGPITEEPTEDNMKLVGIDFYHRYKEDIKLFAEMGFKTFRTSIAWSRIFPNGDEAEPNEAGLKFYDDLFDECLKYGIEPLVTLSHYETPLHLSKEYDGWVNRKMIDFYENYVRTVFTRYKGKVKYWLTFNEINSILHAPFMSGGIYTAPEKLTQKDLYQAVHHELVASALATKIGHEIMPEAQIGCMVLTMPVYPLTSNPDDMIAVMEAERKNYFFSDVHVRGAYPGYMKRFFRENDVELDFGPEDEAILKNTVDFISFSYYMSVTETADESKRKPGKGNILGGIPNPYLEASEWGWQIDPKGLRIVLNDFWDRYQKPLFIVENGLGANDELITDENGNKTVNDDYRIDYLNDHLVQVGEAIKDGVDLMGYTTWGCIDLVSASTAELKKRYGFIYVDRHDDGTGTLERYKKKSFYWYKQVIETNGASLHIK, encoded by the coding sequence ATGATTTTGACACAAGAACAATTTCCAAAAGGATTTTTATGGGGCGGAGCGGTCGCAGCCAACCAATTAGAAGGAGCATATAACGAAGACGGAAAAGGCTGGTCTGTCCAAGACGTTACACCTCATGGCGGATTCGGCCCAATCACGGAAGAACCGACAGAAGACAATATGAAATTAGTCGGAATCGATTTTTACCACCGTTATAAAGAAGACATCAAATTATTCGCGGAGATGGGTTTCAAAACATTTCGTACGTCGATTGCTTGGTCTCGTATTTTTCCCAATGGTGATGAAGCTGAGCCGAATGAAGCAGGATTGAAATTCTATGATGATTTATTTGATGAATGTTTAAAATACGGCATTGAGCCTCTAGTGACTCTTTCTCACTATGAAACGCCATTGCACTTATCTAAAGAATATGATGGCTGGGTAAATCGTAAAATGATCGATTTTTACGAAAATTACGTGCGAACAGTCTTCACTCGTTATAAAGGAAAAGTAAAATACTGGCTGACCTTCAATGAAATCAACTCTATTTTACATGCGCCATTTATGAGCGGTGGGATTTACACGGCACCTGAAAAATTAACACAAAAAGACTTGTATCAAGCAGTGCATCACGAATTGGTAGCGAGTGCGTTAGCAACCAAAATTGGGCATGAAATTATGCCGGAAGCTCAAATCGGCTGTATGGTCTTGACAATGCCGGTTTATCCGCTCACATCTAATCCAGATGATATGATTGCAGTGATGGAAGCTGAACGCAAAAACTATTTCTTCTCGGATGTCCATGTGCGAGGAGCATACCCTGGCTACATGAAACGCTTCTTCCGTGAGAACGATGTTGAATTGGATTTTGGGCCAGAGGACGAAGCAATTCTTAAAAATACGGTCGACTTTATTTCATTCAGTTACTATATGAGTGTTACAGAAACGGCTGATGAAAGTAAACGTAAGCCTGGTAAAGGCAATATTTTAGGCGGCATACCGAATCCGTACTTAGAAGCTTCTGAGTGGGGCTGGCAAATTGATCCAAAAGGATTGCGCATTGTATTGAATGACTTTTGGGATCGATACCAAAAACCACTTTTCATTGTTGAAAATGGCTTAGGTGCTAACGATGAATTGATCACCGATGAAAATGGCAATAAGACCGTGAATGATGATTACCGAATCGACTACTTAAACGATCACCTTGTTCAAGTTGGAGAAGCGATCAAAGACGGTGTCGACCTAATGGGGTACACCACTTGGGGCTGTATTGACCTTGTTAGTGCTTCAACAGCTGAATTGAAAAAGCGCTATGGTTTTATTTATGTCGATCGTCATGATGACGGCACAGGTACATTAGAACGCTATAAAAAGAAAAGCTTTTACTGGTACAAACAAGTGATTGAAACCAATGGTGCCAGTCTTCATATAAAATAA
- the proB gene encoding glutamate 5-kinase, whose product MNKTARQALTLCKRIVIKVGTSTIMYPNGTVNLQRLEKLAFVLSDLRNQGKEVILVSSGAVGVGLHRLKLLEAPKTIPEQQAVASVGQSELMNLYSSFFFNYGQVIGQVLMTRDIVEFPESRLNAINTFEQLLMKKVIPIVNENDTVAVDELDHETKFGDNDQLSAIVAGITEADLLIMLSDIDGFYDRNPNEDEKAQLFHEVHHITPELLALAGGVGSKFGTGGMITKLNAAEHILERSGQMVLANGEDPTVIFNIIAGEDIGTLFTAKQAN is encoded by the coding sequence ATGAATAAAACAGCAAGACAAGCTTTAACTTTATGTAAACGAATCGTTATAAAAGTTGGTACCAGCACCATTATGTATCCTAATGGTACAGTTAACTTGCAACGGCTGGAGAAATTAGCTTTTGTGTTAAGTGATTTGAGAAATCAAGGAAAAGAAGTTATTTTGGTATCTTCTGGTGCTGTGGGGGTCGGACTTCATCGACTAAAATTGCTGGAAGCTCCTAAAACCATTCCCGAACAACAAGCCGTTGCTTCTGTTGGCCAAAGCGAGCTGATGAACTTATACAGCAGCTTCTTCTTTAATTATGGACAAGTAATTGGACAAGTACTAATGACTCGCGATATTGTAGAATTTCCTGAAAGCCGGTTGAACGCGATCAATACATTTGAACAATTATTAATGAAAAAAGTTATCCCGATTGTAAATGAGAACGATACAGTAGCCGTCGATGAATTGGATCATGAAACGAAATTTGGAGACAACGATCAATTATCCGCGATCGTAGCAGGAATTACAGAAGCTGATTTGCTGATCATGTTGTCCGATATTGATGGATTTTACGATCGAAATCCTAATGAAGACGAAAAGGCCCAACTATTCCATGAAGTTCATCATATCACTCCTGAACTTCTTGCACTTGCAGGAGGAGTCGGATCAAAATTTGGTACGGGTGGAATGATTACTAAACTAAATGCCGCTGAACATATTTTAGAGCGCTCCGGTCAAATGGTCTTAGCTAATGGCGAAGATCCGACAGTTATCTTTAACATTATTGCCGGAGAAGATATCGGGACACTTTTTACTGCTAAACAAGCGAATTAA
- a CDS encoding glutamate-5-semialdehyde dehydrogenase has protein sequence METLVELGEKAKKSSRYLAQASSKEKNTALQLMSQALLENTSAILAANLQDLAAAKENHIAETLLDRLVLNEERLQAMADGLVQIAELPDPIGLVSGMWKNEAGLTIGKQSVPLGVIGIIYESRPNVTTDAGALCFKSGNAVILRGGKEAIHSNKALVTVLQQALAKTNFPTTAIQLVEDTTRETSRDMMRLNRYLDVLIPRGGTRLIQTVMETATVPVIETGTGNCHVYIDKDAQLKMATDIIVNAKCSRPSVCNAAETLLIHEDVAAEFLPVIEAALAEYHVELRADETALSILKKSQPATEEDWETEFLDFILAVKVVSSLDEAINHINQYSTGHSESIVTDNYFAGQQFHREVDSSTVYINASTRFTDGFEFGFGAEIGISTQKLHARGPMGLAELTSSKYIVFGEGQIR, from the coding sequence ATGGAAACATTAGTGGAATTAGGCGAAAAGGCAAAGAAATCCAGTCGTTACTTGGCTCAAGCCTCATCTAAAGAGAAAAATACTGCGCTTCAATTAATGAGTCAGGCATTATTGGAAAATACTTCAGCCATTCTTGCAGCCAATCTGCAAGATTTAGCAGCAGCTAAAGAAAATCATATTGCTGAAACATTATTGGATCGGTTAGTTTTGAATGAAGAACGTCTGCAAGCTATGGCGGATGGTCTAGTACAGATCGCTGAATTACCTGATCCAATCGGATTAGTGAGCGGCATGTGGAAAAATGAAGCAGGTTTAACCATCGGCAAACAAAGTGTACCGCTTGGAGTCATCGGTATTATTTATGAATCACGGCCAAATGTAACCACAGATGCTGGTGCCTTATGTTTTAAATCAGGAAATGCGGTCATTTTACGCGGCGGAAAAGAAGCCATTCATTCCAATAAAGCTTTGGTCACTGTCTTGCAGCAAGCTTTAGCTAAAACTAACTTTCCAACAACAGCTATCCAATTGGTAGAAGACACAACCAGAGAAACTTCTCGCGACATGATGCGCTTAAACCGCTACTTGGATGTTTTAATTCCTCGCGGAGGCACACGTTTGATCCAAACTGTGATGGAAACAGCGACTGTTCCCGTCATTGAAACCGGCACAGGCAATTGCCATGTCTACATCGATAAAGACGCGCAATTGAAAATGGCTACCGATATCATCGTCAATGCAAAATGTTCTCGCCCTTCCGTCTGCAACGCCGCTGAAACTTTGTTGATTCATGAAGACGTCGCTGCTGAATTCTTACCCGTGATTGAAGCCGCTTTGGCTGAATACCACGTCGAATTGCGAGCGGATGAAACAGCTCTTAGCATTTTGAAGAAGTCGCAGCCTGCAACAGAAGAAGACTGGGAAACAGAGTTTTTAGATTTTATTTTAGCTGTAAAAGTCGTTTCTTCCTTGGATGAAGCCATTAACCATATCAATCAATACAGTACAGGGCATTCTGAATCAATCGTAACAGATAATTACTTTGCTGGACAACAGTTCCACCGTGAAGTCGATTCATCCACAGTCTATATTAATGCTTCTACTCGTTTCACTGATGGTTTTGAATTTGGCTTCGGCGCCGAAATTGGCATCAGCACTCAAAAACTACATGCTCGAGGACCAATGGGTCTAGCTGAGTTAACTTCTTCCAAATACATCGTCTTTGGAGAAGGACAAATTCGGTAG